The stretch of DNA CTTGCCATACAGTAAAAGTGTCAACCTGTTCTTACTCCTAAAATGTCCAGTAGTGGCATTTGTCCAAGAGCGCTGCACGTCACTATACAGACACCAAAAGTGATCTTGGTCATGCTTTACATTAGGTGTCTTTAATTACTATgtactttcatttaaaaaaaaaaaaaaagaaaagaaaacatagGTGAAAACACTATACAAAGAAACACACACCAGCTTAAATTCACTTAGCCAAGACAAGATCGGACAacttaaaaagagaaagagaaggcTATAAATACACAGGATAATGAGAACTAAATTAGATACAGGAGAATATAACCTACTGTAGAACAAAGGAAACGAAGGGAAACAGGAAATTAACAAAGGAAGTGTGAACTGGGAAACAATAGAACAAAaatatacttcaaaataaaagtccaagGGAGACCCTGTCACAGGTGAAATGTGGCAATAATagtaaaatgcaacaatatattgtggctgttcacactgaaaataatCTAGGTGTAAATATGGGTGAAATATgagtttttatttatgtaaaggTTTATgtgttcataataataataataataatttaggatttaaataactattttttataattctgaattgaatattcatgttaattattctgaataaaaaaaaatgacaatttggAGATTTGTTCTTGTTTCACAAAGCAATAAAGTACAATGATCTTTTTCTTTCTTagatcagtttttatttttaattaatgttacaCAGTTGTTTGGATAATTGCTGTAATACACCAAgaataatactataatattaatatgaaaacattAATATCACTACACAGTATTGTATTGAAACTTACTGTgaaaaaaatgattgttttcTTAAACGCTTTTTTATGGTATATGCTGGATTATTTCACATGAATGTCTATGGATAACATTAGTGAGTAAATAGTAGActattctaatatatatatatatatatatattagaatagtatatatatatatatatatccatatatgtatgtatatatatatatatatatatatatatatatatatatatacacatatatttcttttttcttttcttttttttttatcaaaagtaGTATTGGTTAATGATATTGGTATTTTATTGCCATTTAACCTGTTTTTGATATGTGCAAACAAAATTATTGAGAATTAATAGTGGTGCagctgtcacagacacgccaggctctacactctcacagacacagCGCATGTCATCACCAGAATATTAATCACTCACACCTGCAGCTCATCAGCACCCTCATCACCAGCAGCACAAAAGGCTCACGTTCTCACTCAGTCACtttccggtctcgtttgcacatGGTAATCACCActctgcttacctcaaggactcctccgaagatacttacctgtctcTTGTGTGTTCCCTCGACTCCTcgttgtctcctcgtctcccgtGAGTTCATCTGTGTCTGCTCAAGCTCCAAGTCTGTCATCCATCTGCCTATCCTGCAAaaccaagacaagtatcagttcctcATCAATACCTGCCATCGCATTAACCTGtcttcactcacctgcactctgtcagCTTTCTGGTTGCTCAATAAACTTTAACACCTGTATTCCTGTgtcgctgtccccttctgtaTACGTAACAGCAGCTGTACTTGGAACTGATTAttgtattgaaaataataattaacaaatcaccattatggtggtTAGTGTTCCCTCTGGTACAAATACATTTGTACTATCAAGGCTTATGTTGAATTAGATGGACCTTTTGACAGGAGTAAATACTGCAAAAGTCTAttcttattattaaaacaagtCACAAGGAAAGACAAGGGGGAAGAAAGAAGTGGGAAACTGTACATTTCCAGTTCTGTTCTGTCTGTTTGAAGATGAATTCTAAGAGAACATCTGATACTAgtaaaactcatttttgaaatatttgcattcttctaaatatctcaGCAACTTATTCTGGAATGTACAATGTTGATTGGTCAGCGTCTCTGACTGCCTGCATATTATAGGACTCACAGATAGTAGCATGTCTTTGAGGGCAACAGGGTTCTTGAGAGGCCTGCCAGTGTAAGCAGGTGGTGCAAAGAGAGCTAATGCGGAGGTAATGGTTGGGTAAAGATATTCCCTAGATAACTTTCAGTTCTCCTCAATAAGGGTGATATCTAGTTCAGGACAATCCctttcaaacattttattttgtcccCTGTCATGCTCTTCAGGGTCCTCCTCCTCATTGCTTTCACTTAATGGCCCAATACTCGTCCCAGTTAGGCCTTCTTTCCTGTCACCATAAACTGGCCAGTCagtcatcttgtcacagttaaaatccttcacatttcatttaatttaatttcccaccatactgagaaaaaaattaGCACTTTGATCTGCCAGTCATGggtctttcatgtggagaatgcataatgatgcatttaagtTAATGGCCAAAAGgacctttttaaaaatgcacattattGTTGCAGATGGAATATAACacggataacattaaataaatatttttataaggttaaatgttgattattagtcactcaaacccctttatctaaACCCAAAGACCCATAAAGACTGGGAGGAGTGTGTCCCTAAACAGAATTGCTCAGCTGTCATCTAAACAAATTTCTGTctaaaaatcaattaatttattaaaaaaatgtagatTTATAAAGAGTAGAGCAACAGAGACAGTGAATGAAACTGCTTGCCCCAGacattaacaagattttaataatattttattgttcaGTGAGAGTTCAATTTTCTACAGCTATAGCAAAATCTACCTTagacaaaaaaatagaaataccAAAATAATCCATCATGATTCTATTGACACATTTCCAAtgaaagggcttttcacacaaTATCCCTGAGTCATTCTAAACCATAGGTAAACTAAATCCTGGGTTATCTAGCTTCAGAGTTTTCCCCTCCGTTTTCCAGTTTTCCCCTCAGAAGCTGAAACATAGCCTAGTCAATACACAGTGTTTCTGTACAAACCATGTGCATATGAGGCAACAGATGTGATTGGCTGTCTGCTAAGCcataacattctaacactgtAATGGGAATTTTAGTGCACTAGCTACTGTATGGAAGAAATTACATCTTCTGATGGCCCTGTTGTGGATACTCTGAGGCTTTGAATGTTTTCCATGTGACATGCACACCCACATGATGGGGTACTTAATTTTGCCATGCTGCTGTAGCAGCACAGTGTAAGGGGTGGGGagcaaacatgaataaaaaatacttaaaaacataatgaaataaaaataaaaatacaagatAGAAACACATACATACTGAATTTAATTGCAGATAATTAGGAAAATGAACTTCTAAAGGACCGACCAGGCTGATCAAAGAGTTAGTTATCAGCTATGATGTTTTTGATCCAGTCAGTATAGCGACACACCTCAGCATAAACCCCAGGAAAGCCTGGCTGAgcacagccttcgctccaggaaACAACACCTTTTAGTTTACCGTTGCACACTACAGGGCCACCAGAATCCCCCTGAGAAgaaatttggaaaataaaaaggacaaaattgtgtgtttgtataaaaatataaaacgcATATAAAGAGGAAGACTAAGTCAATGACATACCTGACATGAGTCTTTGCCTCCCTTCATGAATCCAGTGCAGAACATGTTTTCAGTTAATAATGTACCATATGCACGCTTACACTGCGTCTTTGAGAGTACAGGCAACATCAAGCACTGCAGGACAGAAGCAGCGCCATCTGAAAAAAGAATATTAACTGTGCTAAAACTTGTCATCTTTTACATATCTAATGATTGAATGCATGTTTTTATGCCtgacaatattatattaaagttTAAGAAGATTTTCATTACTCAGCCATCTCGCCTCCAATGTCGCCCCATCCAGAAACCAAGCACTGCTCCCCTGCAGAAGAGCAGCTGGTTGTCAGAGGGATTGGCTTTACATACTTGTTGAAGATGGCAGGCTTTCTCAGCTTGATCAGCATGATATCATTGTTATGAGGCTGATTGCCATATTTTGGGTAACGAATCACCTTCTCCACCCTGATCTTCTGCTCTGTGCCTTCAGTAACAGACACGTTGTGCTTTCCCAAGTGGACGTGGAGAAAGAGTCGTCTAATTGACAAGGAACATTTTACTCAGCtctaatataatgtttattCTATTAGAATATTGAATTTCAGTGTCCACATTCAGAAAGAGGAAACAGTAACGACCGTTTGCTAATTGATTCCTTAAAAAGGTACTCCATTGTGAAAAAGGAATGTTTGATGGGGAtgtaggtttaaaaaaaaacttaaaaagggAGGTTATATACTCACATGAACTTGCAGTGAGCAGCAGACACAACCCATCTTTCATTAATCAAAGATCCTCCACATGATTTACGCCCATCTGTAAGGTACACTTGCCATGGCTGAGAGTGGGGCGGACATTCATAACCTCCAATGATTTTATCACCTGTGCTGCAaacttcattaaaaaatgaattgttcttttattaatgttaaagacTCTCTATGATACATGTCAGTGTagacataaactaacaattgtCATAAATAATGACTAATAAGAGAGATCTACATACCCACAGCCACAACCAGCAAAGTGAACACAACAGTCTTCATTACAGTGGAGGAGAGAAGGTCTGCTCACAGCTTTAGAGCACTTCTGCAAAGTTCAAGACCAGCATTCATGCTTTTAAGCGATTGTTTTAACACACCTACAGAACAGAACAACCAATAAGATCACAACAAATGATTCGGAAGTAACAATGAGCATGTGAGACAACAGTTCTTCAGTAATTCGACTTTCCataagcataaaaaaaatgtgttggaaGGAAGCAATGACTTATGACAGTATAAAGCTTACATAAAAACAGATGACCAAAATGCTGTTTTACTTTTTGAGTGACACAAAACTTTAGACTTTGAAGACTTATTACGTACAGTATGGTTTACTTAACTGTTCTACACAACTAACacttttttaacagtttatagAAACAACACAAACTATAACtattataaaaaagaaaaaaagaaaaaaaaaaaagaccaaattaAACTAACCAATATTCTCATTGAGATTTGAAGACACTAGAAAataagttatattaaaatgtcaagGCCATTAATAGCTTATTGATTAATGTTGATGTCAGATATTAATGCTTACTAAACCAAGTCCTCTCAGATAACTGTGTATAATAACAGTATTTTCAGTACATAGAAATGTTAAtgtatatacagtgccctccactaatattggcacccttggtaaatatgagcaaaggtggctgtgaaaataaatctgcatagTTTAtctttttgatctttcattaaaaaaaacccacaaaattctaacctttcatttaagtaaaacaattgaaaatggggggaaaagctcattataaaaaatgaatgtttttctctagttcacattggccacaattattggcacccaattattgcaacgtccttttcccaagataacagctctgagtcttctcctataatgcctgatgagtttggagaacacctgacaagagatcagagaccattccttcatacagaatctctccagatccttcagattcccagctccatgttggtgcttcttctcttcagatCACCCCATTCATTTTTTATAGGGTTCAGGCCAGGgaactgggacggccatggcagaagcttgattttgtgctcagtgacacatttttgtgttggttttggatcattgtcctgatggaagatccaaccatggcccattataagatttctagcagaagcagtcaggttttgatttttatctgttagtatttgatagaatccatgataccgataccatgtatctgaacaagatgtccaggacctccagcaaaaCAAATAGGCCCacagcattaaagatccagcagcaTATTTAAcagtgggcatggggtactttttatccctgtgtGCACCAATCCCATCTGCTGCCAAACGgctcttttttttgtttcatctgaccatagaaccaggtcccttttgaagttccagtcatgtctgacaactgaatatgctggagtttatttttggatgagcgagcaggatttttcttgaaaccctcccaaacaacttttGGTGATGTAAGTGctgtttggtcatttttttaaggctttctgaccccaagactcaactcatttctgcaattctccagctgtgatccttggagagtctttggccaatcaaactctcctccttatgtgcattaggacgatttagacacacgtcctcttccaggcagatttgtaacatctttagttgattggaacttcttaattattgccctgatggtggaaatggggattttcaatgtgttagcttttttcttatagctattttctattttatgaagctcaacaatcttttgctgcacatattttttggtttttctcattgtgatgaattaagggaatttggcctttgtgatTACATATATTCGTACTCCCgtgaaacaggaagtcatggctggataATTTCATgctcaccctggtgtgctaaaaaatgtaaatatgaatgggaatatacttcagagatattttattcataagaaTTTCTTgaggtgccaataattgtggccaacatgtattggagaaaaaacatttatatgagtttccccccactttcaattattttacttcaatgaaaggttagaattttgtgaattttttgaatgaaagatcaaagggataaataatgcagatttattttcacagccgcctttgctcatatttattaagagtgccaatatttgtggagggcactgtactATActtatcataaaataatttagattaaaaaaaaaagttatcaaTAATTATCTCTTTAgtcaacatttaattaaaaaaattattcagtctCTCTTTTTTGTAGTCCAGGTCATTGCCTTTATTAAGTAGACCCACAAGTCAACACAACTCACTTTTATTGTCACTACAGAATTTACAGGTAAATGATGCATGAAAAGCTTAGGTGTGTGGTCCGGACATTGCGCATTTAGCATAAGTTACATTAGCAatacaggtaacactttacattaaggttctctttttattaatgagttataaacattaataatctgtgaaagtgaaccttaatgtaaagtgaacacatgtgaaccatttattaatgagttataaacattaataacgtGTGAAAATGGAAagtgttaataaatacatttattactcatttgtaacatgtgagttaaaaacggctcactatttggcaggtattgcattaaagtcgccctttttattcatgcagttataactgcattattaatgatttataatgcatttgtaaatgacttattactcattaacaaacacctttataaaccctttacaaagggaaccttaatgtaaagtgtgacCGCAACACAATATACAAGAACAATAAAAGTTCACAATTTTGtacaaatataattaaacaatacaattttacaatagtatacaatatacacacatatacagtgtACTGTACACATACGtatacaataaatatacatacagaAATATGCACAGACAGTTCTGAAAGTAGAATCAACAAATACAATACAtaaacatatatacacattacaCAAGGAAGTTGACTTATGGGAGATGTATACATAATGttgatttttgtgtgttgtgttatGTTACTGGTATAGTTTGTACAATAGCGCATCAGTTGCAGTTCAGCAGTCTGATGGCCTGAGGGAAGAAGCTGTCCCGTGGATGACTGGTGCGGGCCCTGATGCTTTTGTAGCGTTTTCCTGATGGTAGCAATGAGAGGAGTCAGTGACTAGGGTGGCTAGAATCTTTGATGTTCTTCTGGGCTTTCCTTACACAGAGCATGTTGTAGATGTCCTGGAGGGAGGGAAGCACACCTGCAACAATGTGGTGGGCTGTTCGTACTACCCTCTGCAGAGCTTTGCGGTTTGCAGCAGTACTGTTTCCAAACCAGGTGGTAATAGAGCTGGACAGGATGGTCTCTACAGTGCATGTGTAGAACAATCTGAAGATGCTGAAGCCCATTACGAATTTCCTCAGTTGGTCTTGAGTTGTCTCAAGAAGAAGAGGCGCTGATGGGCCTTCTTCACTATGGCTAATACTAGTGAAGTATTATCTGAAAACGTTTGTAGACACCTGACTGTGTCAAGAATCTGCAATATAAAGTGTCAATAAATAAGGAAATATGGGGCTCCTGTTTTAGTTAAAATCATGCCAGACAATTTATTAAGTCTGACTTTGTGAGATTGAGAGATTGAGATTATCTGGGGTCCAAGCAATAGCTGAGTTGTGCAATTAATTCAGAAATGTCGCAAAATTACAGTAGTCGATAACAATACCAGTCAAATTTCACAAatctcggtaccaatttcggtaccataGCAAAAtactattgtatttttttttttaaatgtaact from Ctenopharyngodon idella isolate HZGC_01 chromosome 18, HZGC01, whole genome shotgun sequence encodes:
- the LOC127499884 gene encoding trypsin-2-like isoform X2 — its product is MKTVVFTLLVVAVVCSTGDKIIGGYECPPHSQPWQVYLTDGRKSCGGSLINERWVVSAAHCKFIRLFLHVHLGKHNVSVTEGTEQKIRVEKVIRYPKYGNQPHNNDIMLIKLRKPAIFNKYVKPIPLTTSCSSAGEQCLVSGWGDIGVNILFSDGAASVLQCLMLPVLSKTQCKRAYGTLLTENMFCTGFMKGGKDSCQGDSGGPVVCNGKLKGVVSWSEGCAQPGFPGVYAEVCRYTDWIKNIIADN
- the LOC127499884 gene encoding trypsin-1-like isoform X1, whose product is MKTVVFTLLVVAVVCSTGDKIIGGYECPPHSQPWQVYLTDGRKSCGGSLINERWVVSAAHCKFIRLFLHVHLGKHNVSVTEGTEQKIRVEKVIRYPKYGNQPHNNDIMLIKLRKPAIFNKYVKPIPLTTSCSSAGEQCLVSGWGDIGGEMAEWRCFCPAVLDVACTLKDAV